Proteins encoded by one window of Rhodamnia argentea isolate NSW1041297 chromosome 6, ASM2092103v1, whole genome shotgun sequence:
- the LOC115741533 gene encoding probable glucan endo-1,3-beta-glucosidase BG4 translates to MQNIQTIKDSYGLTGLRVSTVVATNTLGSLDPPSSGAFADEARDDMVGIINFLSNTSSPLLVNVYPYFVYASDPTNVRLDYALLTETNPMVQDGNLSYSNMLDAIVDAFYWAMEKEGVSHVDAVVSESGWPSAGNGLITTPLFAQAYNQHFVKKFLAMQSTPKRPDHYLEGFIFEMFNQDQKPPGVDQNWGLFYPDGTPVYTVFS, encoded by the coding sequence ATGCAAAACATACAAACTATTAAAGATTCCTACGGGTTAACTGGATTAAGGGTGTCCACGGTAGTTGCGACAAATACCTTGGGGAGTTTGGACCCACCCTCAAGCGGTGCATTTGCCGATGAAGCTCGAGATGACATGGTTGGAATCATAAACTTCTTGTCGAACACTAGCTCGCCGTTACTAGTTAATGTGTATCCCTATTTTGTATATGCCTCAGATCCAACAAATGTGAGATTAGATTATGCTCTACTCACCGAGACCAATCCAATGGTTCAAGATGGCAACTTGAGTTACTCGAACATGCTAGACGCGATCGTGGATGCTTTCTACTGGGCAATGGAGAAGGAAGGCGTGAGCCATGTGGACGCGGTGGTTTCCGAGAGCGGTTGGCCGTCGGCTGGAAACGGACTCATCACCACTCCGTTGTTCGCACAAGCTTATAATCAACATTTTGTGAAGAAGTTTCTTGCCATGCAATCGACTCCTAAGAGGCCGGACCACTACTTGGAAGGATTCATCTTTGAAATGTTTAATCAGGATCAAAAACCTCCAGGCGTGGACCAAAATTGGGGCTTATTCTATCCGGATGGGACACCGGTTTATACTGTATTTTCATAG